A genomic window from Vigna radiata var. radiata cultivar VC1973A chromosome 2, Vradiata_ver6, whole genome shotgun sequence includes:
- the LOC106756119 gene encoding phosphoinositide phosphatase SAC1, translated as MAKSGSTHVTASAKVHPSNDPELDPDSYALEKFRLYETRARFYLIGSDRSKRIFRVLKIDRSEPSDLNISQDPVLYSPQEIKSLLQRIAEGNRATGGLTFVAKVFGIAGCIKFLESYYLILITKRRQIGAICGHAIYSIKESQLITIPHVSMQSDLAHSKTELRYKKLLSSVDLTKDFFYSYTYPIMQSLQKNVSPSEDGGMSYDNIFVWNAYLTQAIRSRCNNTIWTIALVHGHFRQSRLSIFGRDFSVSLISRRSRHFAGTRYLKRGVNDRGRVANDVETEQIVLDEEAGSCKGKMSSVVQMRGSIPLFWSQEASRFSPKPDIILQRYDPTYEATKLHFEDLAKRYGNPIIVLNLIKTVEKRPREMMLRREFASAVGYLNQILPVENHLRFIHWDFHKFAKSKSANVLAVLGAVASEALDLTGFYYSGKPSIIKRANKSNRTSTGRDASLRDLRASSGDIVRIGNSNEMINSVVNRDKDTDTNHQNKKDNFSSDAPHFQSGVLRTNCIDCLDRTNVAQYAYGLQALGRQLHVMGLTDVPKVDPDSSIAAALMDMYQSMGDALAQQYGGSAAHNTVFPERQGKWKATTQSREFLKSIKRYYSNAYTDGEKQDAINLFLGYFQPHEGKPALWELDSDYYLHVSGVGDDLIPEKCSEPNPKPSESGGIVFTPIPACREDFLRIKLTSFDKLIEKTCSTIKNVRLCSEPDQRPGGSSGNSGVAPDAAEIQLKSPNWLFGQRKYEEGSSAAKVASNETDVEGSHANGFCDLNWLSSGSDMNEEDVFQRYLAMTSANEANGWYGGSLLGDQDESSEIYKHYAELCQGPALELFQNDSEREQHYADALSTSSYEIVNDTSVATEMEAALKEYDQVGADLGIIPRSCKFFADDPSWLTRWLTGEEKLQRI; from the exons ATGGCGAAATCGGGATCAACCCATGTCACTGCCTCTGCAAAGGTTCACCCTTCCAACGATCCCGAACTGGACCCGGACTCTTACGCCCTCGAGAAGTTCAGACTCTACGAAACCAGAGCG AGGTTTTACCTGATCGGAAGTGATCGGAGCAAGAGGATCTTCCGAGTGTTGAAAATCGATCGATCAGAGCCGTCGGATCTGAATATCAGCCAAGACCCCGTCCTGTATTCACCCCAGGAGATCAAGAGCTTGCTTCAGCGGATTGCTGAGGGTAACAGAGCCACTGGAGGCCTCACTTTCGTCGCTAAGGTTTTCGGAATTGCTG GCTGCATCAAGTTTCTCGAGTCTTACTACTTGATACTCATTACTAAACGTAGACAGATTGGTGCTATATGTGGCCATGCAATCTATAGCATCAAGGAGAGCCAATTGATAACCATTCCACATGTTTCAATGCAATCTGATTTAGCTCACTCTAAGACTGAGCTCAG GTACAAAAAGCTTTTGTCTAGTGTCGATTTGACCAAGGATTTTTTCTATAGTTACACTTACCCTATAATGCAAAGTTTGCAAAAGAACGTATCTCCTAGCGAAGACGGAGGGATGTCgtatgataatatatttgtttggaATGCATATTTGACACAAGCAATCAGGTCAAGATGCAATAACACTATTTGGACCATAGCTTTAGTTCATGGTCATTTTAGGCAG AGTCGTCTATCAATTTTTGGAAGAGACTTCAGTGTTTCTCTGATTTCTAGACGATCTAGACATTTTGCAGGGACACG TTACTTGAAAAGGGGTGTTAATGATCGGGGGAGGGTTGCTAATGATGTTGAGACAGAGCAGATTGTCCTTGACGAAGAAGCTGGCTCTTGCAAGGGGAAAATGAGTTCAGTTGTGCAAATGCGTGGATCAATACCACTTTTTTGGTCACAAGAAGCATCAAGATTTAGCCCTAAGCCTGACATAATTT TGCAGAGGTATGATCCGACCTACGAAGCAACTAAATTGCATTTTGAAGACCTTGCTAAGAGATATGGCAATCCAATTATTGTTCTGAATCTGATTAAG ACAGTTGAGAAAAGGCCTCGAGAAATGATGCTGAGACGTGAATTTGCAAGTGCTGTTGGTTATCTTAACCAAATTCTACCAGTAGAGAACCATCTTAGATTTATTCACTGGGACTTTCACAAATTTGCAAAAAG CAAGTCTGCCAATGTTTTAGCAGTTTTAGGAGCTGTAGCAAGTGAAGCGCTTGATTTAACTGGTTTTTACTACAGTGGTAAACCCAGTATAATAAAGAGAGCCAACAAGAGTAATCGAACTAGCACAGGAAG GGATGCTTCACTGAGAGATCTGAGAGCTAGTTCTGGTGATATTGTGAGGATTGGGAACAGTAATGAAATGATAAACTCTGTGGTTAATCGAGACAAAGATACTGACACTAACCAtcagaataaaaaagataattttagtAGTGATGCACCACATTTTCAGAGTGGAGTTCTTCGTACCAACTGCATTGACTGCTTGGACCGTACAAATGTTGCCCAGTATGCATATGGTCTTCAAGCTTTAGGACGCCAGCTCCATGTAATGGGTTTGACTGATGTGCCCAAAGTGGATCCTGATAGTAGTATCGCTGCAGCTCTAATGGATATGTATCAAAGCATGGGGGATGCTCTTGCTCAGCAGTATGGTGGTTCAGCAGCTCACAATACT GTGTTTCCGGAGAGGCAGGGAAAGTGGAAAGCAACAACACAATCAAGAGAGTTTTTGAAGTCCATAAAACGATATTATAGCAATGCTTACACAGATGGTGAAAAGCAAGATGCAATAAACTT ATTTTTAGGTTACTTCCAACCACATGAAGGGAAACCTGCTCTGTGGGAGCTGGATTCAGATTATTATCTCCATGTATCTGGGGTTGGGGATGATCTAATTCCTGAGAAGTG TTCTGAACCGAATCCTAAGCCTTCTGAAAGTGGTGGAATAGTATTCACCCCAATACCAGCTTGCAGAGAAGACTTTTTACGGATAAAGTTGACATCGTTTGACAAGTTAATTGAGAAGACCTGTAgtacaattaaaaatgtaagACTATGCTCTGAACCTGATCAGAGACCAGGTGGGAGTTCTGGAAACAGTGGAGTGGCACCTGATGCAGc TGAGATACAGCTAAAAAGCCCGAATTGGCTTTTTGGCCAGAGAAAGTACGAAGAGGGTTCCTCTGCTGCAAAAGTAGCTTCTAATGAAACTGACGTTGAAGGATCTCATGCTAATGGATTTTGTGACTTGAATTGGCTTTCTTCTGGCAGTGATATGAATGAAGAGGATGTTTTCCAAAG GTACCTTGCAATGACCTCAGCAAATGAGGCGAATGGGTGGTATGGAGGTAGTCTCCTCGGCGATCAAGATGAAAGCAGTGAGATATATAAACATTATGCCGAGCTATGTCAG GGACCTGCCTTGGAACTTTTCCAAAATGACTCTGAGAGGGAGCAACACTACGCAGATGCTTTAAGCACGAGTTCATATGAAATTGTTAATGATACTAGCGTTGCGACAGAAATGGAAGCAGCTCTAAAGGAGTATGACCAAGTTGGTGCTGACCTTGGGATCATTCCCAGATCTTGTAAATTCTTTGCTGATGATCCGAGTTGGCTTACAAGATGGTTAACTGGGGAAGAAAAACTACAAAGGATATGA
- the LOC106756219 gene encoding pentatricopeptide repeat-containing protein At3g09040, mitochondrial: MRVSVTVRGAVRGRGYHGRWSVESECQGKAKGNPSAWNSLLRMHSTHGLPQSVLRCFASFLNSGHSPDQFTFAITLSACAKLHNVELGRAVHCCIIKRGLHSASFCHGALIHLYANSHSLTSARTLFDAAPSPHLHPVSWTSLISGYVQAGLPQQALHVFDKMRTTASPASFPILDPVALVTVLNTYTSLGKLDNACQLFSRMPISTRNVVAWNVMISGHAKRGHYQEALAFFRQMSKHGVKSSRSTLATVLSAIASLAALHHGFLVHALAIKQGFDSSIYVASSLINMYGKCAMLDAARQVFDAISHKNMIVWNTMLGVYSQNAYLSNVMELFSDMTICGVHPDEFTYTSILSSCASFECVRIGHQLHSTIIKKGFTSNLFVNNSLIDMYAKAGALTEAAKQFELMTYRDHVSWNAIIVGHVQEEEEAVAFSLFQRMNLDGFVSDEVSLASILSACGNIKVLEVGQQLHCLSVKLGLETNLFAGSSLIDMYSKCGDIEDAQKIYSSMPERSVVSFNALIAGYAPKDIKKAISLIHEMLILGLKPSEITFVSVIDVCKGSAKVILGMQIHCVVVKRGLLCGSEFLGTSLLGMYMDSQRLADASVLFSEFSNLKSTVMWTALISGYTQNECSDVALNLYQEMRGNNILPDQATFVTALRASALLSSLHDGREIHSLIFHTGFDLDELTGSALVDMYAKCGDVKSAVQVFDELTIKKDVISWNSMIVGFAKNGYAESALKVFNEMAQSCITPDEVTFLGVLTACSHAGWVYEGRQVFHIMVNYYGIEPRGDHYACMVDLLGRWGFLKEAEEFIDKLELEPNAMIWANLLSACRIHGDEKRGQRAAKKLIELEPRNSSSYVLLSNLYAASGLWDEARSLRRTMMQKDIQKMPGCSWIVVGQNTNLFVAGDKSHPSCDEISLALKHLTALIKDNTFHDFLG; the protein is encoded by the coding sequence ATGCGCGTGAGTGTTACTGTGAGAGGTGCGGTGAGAGGGAGAGGCTACCATGGGCGTTGGAGTGTTGAGAGTGAGTGCCAGGGGAAGGCGAAGGGGAATCCCAGTGCCTGGAATTCCCTTCTTCGCATGCACTCCACCCATGGATTGCCCCAAAGTGTCCTTCGATGTTTTGCTTCTTTCCTCAACTCTGGCCATTCCCCTGATCAGTTCACTTTTGCCATCACTCTGTCCGCCTGTGCAAAGCTACACAATGTTGAGTTGGGGAGGGCAGTTCACTGTTGCATAATTAAGAGGGGTCTTCATTCTGCCTCCTTCTGTCATGGCGCACTCATCCATCTTTACGCCAATTCCCACTCTCTCACTTCTGCTCGCACCCTATTTGACGCCGCACCCTCCCCTCATCTCCACCCTGTTTCTTGGACCTCTTTAATCTCTGGTTATGTTCAAGCCGGCTTGCCTCAGCAGGCACTCCACGTATTTGACAAAATGCGCACCACTGCTTCTCCCGCTTCTTTTCCAATTCTAGACCCTGTGGCACTTGTCACCGTCTTAAACACTTACACCTCTTTAGGAAAGCTGGACAATGCTTGCCAATTGTTTTCACGGATGCCCATCTCCACCCGCAACGTTGTGGCCTGGAATGTCATGATTTCTGGTCATGCCAAAAGAGGCCATTATCAGGAGGCTCTTGCCTTCTTTCGTCAAATGAGTAAGCATGGTGTCAAATCCTCAAGATCCACACTCGCAACTGTTTTAAGTGCAATTGCCAGTTTAGCCGCTCTCCATCACGGCTTCTTAGTTCATGCCCTGGCTATCAAGCAAGGTTTCGATTCCAGTATATACGTTGCAAGTTCTTTGATCAATATGTATGGCAAGTGTGCGATGCTGGATGCTGCACGCCAAGTATTTGATGCTATAtctcacaaaaatatgattgTCTGGAACACCATGCTCGGAGTTTATTCACAGAATGCATATTTAAGTAATGTCATGGAGTTGTTCTCGGATATGACAATATGTGGCGTTCACCCAGATGAATTTACCTACACAAGCATTTTGAGCTCGTGTGCATCGTTTGAATGCGTACGAATTGGTCACCAGTTGCATTCAACTATTATCAAGAAGGGTTTTACCTCCAATTTATTTGTCAACAATTCATTGATAGATATGTATGCCAAAGCTGGGGCTTTGACGGAAGCTGCTAAGCAGTTTGAGCTCATGACATACCGAGATCATGTTTCCTGGAATGCCATTATTGTTGGACATGTGCAGGAAGAAGAGGAGGCTGTTGCTTTCAGTTTGTTTCAAAGAATGAATTTGGACGGCTTTGTATCTGATGAGGTATCTTTGGCCAGCATACTTAGTGCATGTGGAAATATTAAGGTGCTAGAAGTAGGACAGCAGCTCCATTGCCTGTCAGTTAAGTTGGGTTTAGAAACTAACCTTTTTGCTGGAAGTTCTCTTATTGACATGTATTCGAAATGCGGAGACATTGAAGATGcacaaaaaatttattctagCATGCCTGAACGGAGTGTGGTCTCCTTTAATGCTCTGATTGCAGGATATGCTCCAAAAGACATAAAAAAAGCTATTAGTCTTATTCATGAGATGCTGATACTGGGACTGAAGCCATCTGAGATTACATTTGTAAGCGTCATAGATGTTTGTAAGGGTTCTGCAAAGGTAATTTTAGGCATGCAGATCCATTGTGTTGTAGTAAAGAGGGGTCTCTTATGTGGTAGCGAATTCTTAGGAACCTCTTTGTTGGGCATGTATATGGATTCACAAAGGCTTGCAGATGCAAGCGTTCTTTTCTCGGAGTTTTCTAACCTTAAAAGCACGGTAATGTGGACCGCTTTAATTTCAGGATATACCCAAAATGAGTGCAGTGATGTGGCCTTAAACTTGTATCAGGAAATGCGTGGCAACAATATCTTACCCGACCAAGCAACTTTTGTTACTGCTCTTCGAGCTTCTGCTCTCTTATCCTCACTGCATGATGGTAGAGAGATACATTCTCTAATCTTCCATACTGGTTTTGACTTAGATGAGTTAACAGGTAGTGCCCTTGTAGACATGTATGCAAAATGTGGCGATGTAAAAAGTGCTGTTCAAGTTTTTGATGAATTGACTATTAAAAAGGATGTGATTTCTTGGAACTCAATGATAGTTGGATTTGCCAAAAATGGTTATGCAGAAAGTGCCCTGAAGGTCTTTAATGAGATGGCTCAATCATGCATTACCCCTGATGAGGTAACATTTCTTGGAGTGCTCACTGCTTGTAGCCATGCAGGGTGGGTTTATGAGGGTCGTCAAGTTTTTCACATCATGGTAAACTATTATGGAATTGAGCCTAGAGGGGATCACTACGCTTGCATGGTTGATCTACTTGGTAGGTGGGGTTTTCTAAAGGAAGCTGAAGAGTTCATTGACAAACTAGAACTTGAACCGAATGCTATGATTTGGGCCAATTTATTGAGTGCTTGCAGAATACATGGGGACGAAAAGAGGGGGCAGAGAGCGGCTAAGAAACTTATTGAGTTAGAACCCAGAAACTCTTCTTCATATGTACTGCTTTCAAATTTGTATGCTGCATCTGGACTTTGGGATGAAGCTAGATCGTTGAGGAGAACAATGATGCAGAAAGATATCCAAAAAATGCCTGGCTGTAGCTGGATCGTTGTAGGACAAAATACAAACCTATTTGTTGCGGGTGATAAGTCACATCCTAGTTGTGATGAAATTTCACTAGCATTAAAGCACCTGACGGCACTAATTAAAGACAATACATTCCATGATTTCCTGGGTTAG